A single Nocardioides bizhenqiangii DNA region contains:
- a CDS encoding phage holin family protein — MPWLPSERSDDVMALSQRVRNSFLGQCVLRFVMIEGFDRCIVLSAQAFTALIPLFIVVAGAAPAGQEDAIGESIIDRFALTGESAEAVTQLFTTPPDASSGVTVFSALLLLYAGVAFTRRLQRMYRAGWGLEKSGIRSTVFATLGLAALVAELVVAFVIRDIASRFPLNWLWTIPVSCATGLVLWTSIPYLLLDRRVHWRRLLVAGGASAVAMTAFAIATPVYMPGIMTRSTEEFGLFGITITLIGWLLAAAFVLVACTAVGAEFDASNVGWVRQVKARLGLHADEVVQVGTSADRRGLTSDDLAALIRMLTNWAIMMAAVWIATAVIPGIDVSGGLGTYLAISLTFGLVNAVLGPVLYWLAGSQSWIRLGGSSLLVNGILFAVTAGVTPQLNIAGFGTAVLGALAVTVAVTLLELVVRPIPPAQD, encoded by the coding sequence ATGCCCTGGCTTCCATCCGAGCGGTCCGACGACGTCATGGCGTTGTCGCAGCGGGTGCGGAACTCCTTCCTCGGCCAGTGCGTCCTCCGTTTCGTCATGATCGAAGGGTTCGACCGCTGCATCGTGCTCTCCGCCCAGGCCTTCACCGCGCTGATCCCGCTCTTCATCGTCGTGGCGGGGGCAGCCCCCGCCGGCCAGGAGGACGCGATCGGCGAGAGCATCATCGACCGGTTCGCACTTACTGGCGAGTCGGCAGAAGCAGTCACACAGCTCTTCACGACGCCACCGGACGCCTCGAGCGGCGTCACCGTCTTCAGCGCGCTGCTGCTGCTGTACGCCGGGGTCGCCTTCACGCGCCGGCTGCAACGGATGTACCGGGCGGGATGGGGTCTCGAGAAGTCCGGGATCCGCAGCACCGTGTTCGCCACTCTCGGTCTGGCGGCGCTGGTCGCCGAACTGGTCGTTGCCTTCGTCATCCGCGACATCGCCAGCCGCTTCCCTCTCAACTGGCTCTGGACGATTCCGGTCTCGTGCGCCACCGGCCTGGTCCTTTGGACGTCGATCCCGTACCTGTTGCTGGACCGTCGGGTGCACTGGCGCCGGCTGCTCGTGGCAGGTGGCGCGTCTGCGGTTGCCATGACCGCCTTCGCGATCGCCACACCGGTCTACATGCCCGGCATCATGACCCGTTCGACTGAGGAGTTCGGACTTTTCGGCATCACGATCACCCTCATCGGTTGGCTGCTTGCTGCCGCCTTCGTCCTCGTGGCGTGCACCGCCGTCGGCGCCGAGTTCGACGCGTCAAACGTGGGCTGGGTACGGCAGGTGAAGGCAAGGCTCGGACTCCATGCGGACGAAGTGGTCCAGGTCGGGACGTCCGCAGATCGCCGGGGACTCACGAGCGACGACCTGGCGGCGCTGATCAGGATGCTGACGAACTGGGCGATCATGATGGCCGCTGTCTGGATCGCGACGGCAGTGATCCCCGGCATCGACGTCAGCGGCGGGCTCGGGACCTACCTCGCCATCTCCCTGACCTTCGGTCTGGTCAACGCGGTCCTCGGACCGGTGCTGTACTGGCTCGCGGGCTCCCAGTCCTGGATCCGGCTGGGTGGTTCCTCGCTCCTCGTCAACGGGATCCTCTTCGCCGTCACGGCAGGCGTGACGCCGCAGCTCAACATCGCCGGGTTCGGGACCGCCGTGCTCGGCGCGTTGGCGGTGACGGTGGCCGTGACCTTGCTCGAGCTGGTCGTGCGCCCCATCCCGCCCGCACAGGATTGA
- a CDS encoding DUF7144 family membrane protein, whose amino-acid sequence MSTGVPADQRSAHRTEAPGNGWYGWIAFASVMMVLLGSFHAVAGLIGVFKEDYYLVGKSDLVVTVDYTAWGWTHLILGLIVAFAGVALTRGATWARVVAVAMAFLSALVNLAFMPAYPLWSLVMIAVDFMVIYAVTAHGGRDALHIN is encoded by the coding sequence ATGTCTACAGGTGTTCCCGCAGACCAGAGAAGCGCCCACCGGACGGAGGCGCCCGGCAACGGGTGGTACGGCTGGATCGCGTTCGCGAGCGTGATGATGGTCCTCCTCGGGTCCTTCCACGCGGTGGCGGGCCTGATCGGGGTGTTCAAGGAGGACTACTACCTGGTCGGCAAGTCCGACCTCGTGGTGACGGTCGACTACACGGCGTGGGGATGGACGCATCTCATCCTCGGGCTGATCGTCGCGTTCGCCGGTGTCGCCCTCACCAGAGGAGCGACCTGGGCGCGGGTCGTCGCGGTGGCGATGGCGTTCCTGAGCGCGCTGGTCAATCTCGCGTTCATGCCCGCTTACCCCCTGTGGTCGCTCGTCATGATCGCCGTCGACTTCATGGTCATCTACGCGGTCACCGCGCACGGCGGCCGCGACGCCCTCCACATCAACTGA
- a CDS encoding AI-2E family transporter: MTVTAAAIPSRTTRLLIAGAALVVVVAGIKAANDIVAPVMFALALTIVFYPLRARLERRMPSWVASVIVLLAAIVLLLAMSLAIVVSIGRMAQLIPTYASDLDDLVADIGGGLTSMGVGSEQSDAMVDAASADQLTAVATSIFASVLALLSSLFFLVTLLVFLAFDSATVSRLASGAREHRPDMVDALASFAHGTRSYLGVSAVFGLIVAVIDTGLLFVLGVPGAFIWGVLAFVTNFIPNIGFVIGIIPPALIGLLEGGPSMMLSVIVLYSLVNLVIQSFIQPRYVGDAVGLSTSLTFLSLVFWTWILGPVGALLAVPMSLLFRAVLVEADPEGGWRLPLISGQPGETQDEPTVA; this comes from the coding sequence GTGACTGTCACCGCAGCCGCGATACCGTCCCGCACCACCAGGCTGCTGATCGCGGGCGCCGCGCTCGTGGTTGTGGTGGCCGGGATCAAGGCCGCCAACGACATCGTGGCACCGGTGATGTTCGCCCTGGCTCTGACGATCGTCTTCTACCCGCTGCGCGCCAGGCTCGAGCGGCGCATGCCCAGCTGGGTCGCCTCGGTGATCGTGCTCCTCGCCGCCATCGTGCTGCTCCTAGCCATGTCGCTTGCCATCGTGGTGTCGATCGGTCGGATGGCCCAGTTGATCCCGACCTACGCGTCGGACCTCGACGACCTGGTCGCCGACATCGGCGGCGGGCTCACCAGCATGGGCGTCGGGAGCGAGCAGAGCGACGCGATGGTCGACGCAGCGAGCGCCGACCAGCTGACCGCTGTGGCCACCTCAATCTTTGCGAGTGTCCTCGCACTCCTCTCGAGCCTGTTCTTCCTCGTGACGCTGCTGGTCTTCCTCGCCTTCGACTCCGCGACGGTCAGCCGCTTGGCCAGCGGTGCACGGGAGCACCGTCCGGACATGGTCGACGCGTTGGCCTCATTCGCTCACGGAACCCGGAGCTACCTCGGAGTCTCGGCCGTCTTCGGACTGATCGTGGCCGTGATCGACACCGGCCTGCTGTTCGTACTGGGGGTGCCGGGTGCCTTCATCTGGGGTGTCTTGGCCTTCGTCACGAACTTCATCCCCAACATCGGCTTCGTCATCGGCATCATTCCTCCGGCGCTCATCGGTCTCCTGGAGGGCGGCCCGAGCATGATGCTCTCGGTGATCGTGCTCTACTCGTTGGTCAACCTCGTGATCCAGTCCTTCATCCAGCCCCGGTACGTCGGCGACGCCGTCGGTCTCTCGACCAGCCTGACGTTCCTGTCGCTGGTGTTCTGGACGTGGATTCTCGGCCCGGTCGGCGCCCTGCTGGCGGTCCCGATGAGCCTGCTCTTCCGGGCGGTCCTCGTGGAGGCCGATCCCGAGGGCGGATGGCGACTGCCGCTGATCAGTGGTCAGCCCGGCGAAACCCAGGACGAGCCGACGGTCGCGTGA
- a CDS encoding chloride channel protein has translation MSSEPTSRQQVSSVAGGTQEPEPLVAADPGLHDRAYLVLLLVVALLGIPLSLAAFGFLVAVHELEHVVWESLPSALGYDELPSWWAILTIATAGLLVGLAVKYLPGHGGHVPVAGFGGEPATPSMLPGVVLAAAASLVGGAVIGPEAPLIAIGGGLALVAVRRTRMGEDAGTGTIVAAAGAAAAMSAIFGNPLVAVVIFLEILGLGRRRTMLVVLPCLVSSAVGALLFTGMGRWTGLEIGELSIPDLAPVRLSVAEVAWAPLLAAAVACLTWSVFFVGGWVARVAASRPMSTTVAAGLVAGGAACAYAWATGHSPAEVALSGQALLPVLATDPAAWSSGGLVALVAFKSVAYGVSLGAFRGGPVFPAVLLGAACGVLASSLTPGIELLPGLAIGMAAGAATTGLPVTSVALVVLLLGDAAASQMPVVILAVVTAMVVHERLSSWVLPPGDAQPDG, from the coding sequence ATGAGCTCCGAGCCCACGAGTCGTCAGCAGGTGAGCAGCGTGGCGGGCGGCACGCAGGAGCCGGAGCCGCTCGTCGCGGCAGATCCTGGGCTGCACGACCGCGCCTACCTGGTGCTGCTGCTGGTCGTGGCCCTGCTCGGCATCCCTCTCTCGCTTGCGGCGTTCGGCTTCCTGGTTGCCGTCCACGAGCTCGAGCACGTGGTGTGGGAGTCCCTGCCGTCGGCCCTGGGGTACGACGAGCTGCCGAGCTGGTGGGCGATCCTCACGATCGCGACGGCCGGCCTGCTGGTGGGGCTGGCAGTCAAGTACCTGCCCGGTCACGGTGGTCACGTTCCTGTTGCCGGCTTCGGCGGAGAACCTGCGACGCCGAGCATGCTGCCCGGGGTGGTGCTGGCGGCCGCGGCGAGCCTCGTGGGCGGTGCAGTGATCGGGCCCGAGGCGCCGTTGATCGCGATCGGCGGCGGGCTCGCCCTCGTGGCGGTCCGCCGCACGCGGATGGGCGAGGACGCCGGCACCGGCACCATCGTCGCCGCGGCGGGTGCAGCGGCTGCCATGTCGGCGATCTTCGGCAACCCACTCGTCGCGGTGGTGATCTTCCTCGAGATCCTGGGGCTAGGACGCAGGCGGACGATGCTCGTGGTGCTGCCCTGCCTGGTCTCGAGCGCCGTCGGTGCGCTGCTGTTCACCGGCATGGGCCGCTGGACCGGGCTGGAGATCGGTGAGCTCTCGATCCCGGACCTCGCCCCCGTGCGCCTCTCCGTGGCTGAGGTGGCGTGGGCACCGCTCCTGGCAGCCGCTGTCGCGTGTCTCACGTGGTCGGTCTTCTTCGTCGGCGGCTGGGTCGCCCGCGTCGCCGCGTCCCGGCCCATGTCGACGACAGTGGCTGCTGGACTGGTCGCGGGGGGCGCGGCCTGTGCCTATGCCTGGGCGACGGGTCACTCTCCGGCAGAGGTGGCGCTCTCGGGCCAGGCCCTCCTCCCGGTGCTGGCCACCGATCCGGCAGCCTGGTCGTCAGGGGGCCTGGTTGCCCTTGTTGCCTTCAAGAGCGTGGCGTACGGCGTCTCGCTGGGCGCGTTCCGCGGCGGTCCGGTCTTCCCCGCCGTACTGCTCGGGGCGGCGTGTGGCGTACTCGCCAGCAGCCTGACGCCCGGGATCGAGCTGCTGCCGGGACTGGCGATCGGCATGGCCGCCGGCGCAGCGACGACCGGGCTCCCCGTGACCAGCGTTGCCCTGGTCGTGCTCCTCCTGGGCGACGCTGCCGCCAGTCAGATGCCCGTGGTGATCCTGGCCGTCGTCACCGCCATGGTCGTCCACGAGCGGCTTTCCAGCTGGGTCCTTCCGCCTGGCGACGCTCAACCGGACGGGTGA
- a CDS encoding potassium channel family protein, whose protein sequence is MGDRNMSWLRPVWTLVGLLVAYYAFPLKWTGGAPGAVVLSLLVTVGGLALVASAMIKELGQVRKGEPGRGVRVLAMLLILLVMAASLSFFLLNEIRPDEVTGLQTRTDALYFTLSTMTTVGYGDVHAEGQIARALVCVMIVFNVVVVASLVRAQTRAPTS, encoded by the coding sequence ATGGGCGATCGAAATATGTCCTGGTTGCGTCCGGTGTGGACCCTCGTCGGTCTGCTGGTCGCCTACTACGCATTCCCCCTGAAGTGGACAGGAGGCGCCCCCGGCGCCGTCGTCCTGAGCCTGCTGGTGACGGTCGGGGGCCTCGCACTCGTCGCATCGGCGATGATCAAAGAGCTGGGCCAGGTCCGCAAGGGAGAGCCGGGTCGCGGCGTGCGGGTGCTGGCCATGCTGCTGATCCTGCTGGTCATGGCGGCGTCGCTCAGCTTCTTCCTGCTCAACGAGATCCGGCCGGACGAGGTCACGGGTCTGCAGACCCGGACCGACGCCCTCTACTTCACCTTGAGCACCATGACGACCGTCGGCTATGGAGACGTCCACGCAGAAGGCCAGATCGCCCGAGCGTTGGTCTGCGTGATGATCGTCTTCAACGTCGTGGTGGTGGCGTCGCTCGTCCGAGCCCAGACCCGTGCGCCGACCAGCTAG
- the cls gene encoding cardiolipin synthase encodes MDNLLVIAGVALVVTDYVIKFLAIGVLPHNRKPSSAMAWLILILIIPLAGFGLFLLLGRTNLGRKRLARQREADEAIRAATDQLPTTPVAGPGYVGSMATLNLNLGSLPLQAGNRVELISGYGDAITAMTAEVAGARDSVEVEFYISAWDDVTAPFFEALAAAAARGVKVRLLFDHMGSKGIPGYDDFEKRLDGTDIEWHPMLPVRPLKGQFQRPDLRNHRKLMVVDGRIGFMGSQNLIEPGYNKPKNHAAGREWVELVARVDGPAVTSLRAVFAKDWYTETHQRMGGEISPSAPANHADGVAAQVVPSGPGYVTENNLRLFTALIYSAQSRISLTSPYFVPDEPLLYAVTTAARRGVEVELFVSEEGDQFMVYHAQCSYYQALLEAGVRIHLYPAPAVLHSKHFSIDDDVAVIGSSNMDMRSFALNHEVSMMLTGGDIVARFRKVEDDYRALSRELTIDEWRQRSKVQRYLDNTMRLTAALQ; translated from the coding sequence GTGGACAACCTTCTGGTCATCGCCGGGGTGGCTCTGGTCGTCACGGATTACGTGATCAAGTTCCTGGCGATCGGGGTGCTGCCCCACAACCGCAAGCCGTCGTCCGCCATGGCGTGGCTGATCCTCATCCTGATCATCCCGTTGGCAGGCTTCGGCCTCTTCCTGCTCCTCGGCCGGACCAACCTCGGCCGGAAACGGCTCGCGCGGCAACGGGAGGCGGACGAGGCGATCCGGGCGGCCACCGACCAGCTGCCGACCACGCCCGTGGCCGGGCCCGGGTACGTCGGCTCGATGGCGACCCTCAACCTCAACCTCGGCTCCCTGCCCCTCCAGGCGGGCAACCGGGTGGAACTGATCTCCGGCTACGGCGACGCGATCACCGCGATGACGGCGGAGGTGGCCGGCGCGAGGGACAGCGTCGAGGTCGAGTTCTACATCTCGGCGTGGGACGACGTCACCGCCCCGTTCTTCGAGGCGCTTGCGGCGGCAGCCGCCCGTGGCGTGAAGGTACGACTGCTGTTCGACCACATGGGGTCCAAAGGCATTCCGGGCTACGACGACTTCGAGAAGCGGCTCGACGGCACCGACATCGAATGGCACCCGATGCTGCCGGTGCGACCGTTGAAGGGACAGTTCCAGCGGCCCGATCTGCGCAACCACCGCAAGCTCATGGTCGTCGACGGCCGGATCGGGTTCATGGGGTCGCAGAACCTCATCGAGCCGGGTTACAACAAGCCGAAGAACCATGCGGCCGGACGGGAGTGGGTCGAGCTCGTGGCCCGCGTCGACGGGCCGGCGGTCACCTCGCTCCGGGCAGTGTTCGCCAAGGACTGGTACACCGAGACGCACCAGCGAATGGGAGGTGAGATCTCCCCATCGGCGCCCGCGAACCACGCGGATGGGGTGGCGGCCCAGGTGGTGCCCAGCGGTCCCGGTTACGTGACCGAGAACAACCTGCGGCTCTTCACCGCGCTCATCTACTCCGCGCAGTCGCGCATCTCGTTGACGAGTCCCTATTTCGTGCCCGACGAGCCATTGCTGTACGCCGTGACCACGGCCGCGCGACGGGGGGTGGAGGTCGAGCTCTTCGTCAGCGAGGAGGGCGACCAGTTCATGGTCTACCACGCCCAGTGCTCCTACTACCAAGCCCTGCTCGAGGCGGGCGTCCGGATCCACCTCTACCCGGCACCGGCGGTCCTGCACTCCAAGCACTTCTCTATCGACGACGACGTCGCGGTGATCGGGTCGAGCAACATGGACATGCGGTCGTTCGCGCTCAACCACGAGGTGTCGATGATGCTGACCGGTGGCGACATCGTGGCCCGGTTCCGCAAGGTCGAGGACGACTACCGCGCCCTGTCGCGGGAGCTGACGATCGACGAGTGGCGGCAGCGGTCCAAGGTGCAGCGGTACCTCGACAACACCATGCGCCTCACCGCGGCCCTGCAGTAG
- a CDS encoding phage holin family protein — MLRLLVTWALTFLALLVTAALLPGFTSTSWWPLAAASAVAGLVGMVVRPVLVHVAAVIGWIAVAVATLIGQAVVMQIAMDIVPGASFDSFWTAVAAAWMTAAFGTLLAWLASAGTDESFAASLLRIKPSEIPDPDVDGVVFVQLDGVAFPVMQWVLQSGTMPTLRRWTDEGSHAVHEWTVQMPCTTPASQQAILHGSADGVPAFRWYDRELGRVLVANRPADASIIESRASTGHGLLADDGVSVSNLFTGDAPKASMTMSRLEVARGSRRTRQVFARFLIRPDGLVRSFSRTIAEMARERFQATRQRRLHVHPRVHRSWTFAGLRAFSNCLLRDLNTAVVSEEMMRGARSIYVDYVDYDEIAHHAGGTRIESLAALGGLDQVLTILEKVAQRAPRNYHLVLLSDHGQSQGEPFALRHGIELSDLCRSLTDSQTTGIEAGIEGWGRVDSVLEDLGRTGTTAMQQAASRRVDKVLKPEGTDSEGAELIVLASGNLGLVYVPVAERLLLEEIEAQWPALVPGLVAHPGVGFVSALSEAGPVVIGRDGRRHLTTGVVEGVDPLLTFGDHAPAMLATATLMERAPELYVNSTFDLDTTEVAAFEPLVGCHGGLGGWQDRGFVLAPPHLLAPSEPIVGGDELHQHLVAILTALGHRTELQRSTL, encoded by the coding sequence GTGTTGCGACTGCTCGTGACGTGGGCCCTGACCTTCCTTGCCCTGTTGGTGACGGCGGCGCTGCTGCCCGGGTTCACCTCCACCTCGTGGTGGCCGCTGGCGGCAGCATCTGCCGTGGCCGGGCTGGTCGGCATGGTCGTGCGGCCAGTCCTCGTCCACGTCGCGGCCGTCATCGGGTGGATCGCGGTTGCCGTCGCAACCCTGATCGGGCAAGCCGTGGTGATGCAGATCGCCATGGACATCGTCCCCGGCGCCTCGTTCGACTCGTTCTGGACAGCCGTCGCAGCGGCCTGGATGACTGCCGCCTTCGGCACCCTTCTGGCGTGGCTCGCCAGCGCCGGCACCGACGAGTCCTTCGCCGCCAGCCTGCTGCGGATCAAGCCGTCGGAGATCCCGGACCCCGACGTGGACGGCGTTGTGTTCGTCCAGCTCGACGGCGTCGCCTTCCCCGTCATGCAATGGGTCCTGCAATCAGGGACGATGCCGACGCTGAGGCGCTGGACCGACGAGGGCAGCCATGCCGTCCACGAATGGACCGTCCAGATGCCCTGCACAACACCCGCAAGCCAGCAAGCGATCCTCCACGGCAGCGCCGACGGCGTGCCCGCCTTCCGGTGGTACGACCGTGAGCTCGGGCGGGTCCTGGTGGCCAACCGACCCGCGGATGCCTCGATCATCGAGTCGAGGGCGAGCACCGGGCACGGCCTGCTCGCTGACGACGGGGTGTCCGTCTCGAACCTGTTCACCGGCGACGCGCCGAAGGCCTCGATGACCATGAGTCGGCTCGAGGTCGCTCGCGGCTCGCGCCGCACCCGCCAGGTGTTCGCGCGCTTCCTCATCCGGCCCGACGGTCTGGTGCGCAGCTTCTCGCGGACGATCGCGGAGATGGCCCGCGAGCGGTTCCAGGCGACCCGCCAACGGCGGCTCCACGTCCACCCGCGAGTGCACCGCTCCTGGACGTTCGCCGGTCTCAGAGCCTTCAGCAATTGCCTGTTGCGCGACCTCAACACGGCCGTGGTGAGCGAGGAGATGATGCGCGGCGCGCGCAGCATCTACGTCGACTACGTCGACTACGACGAGATCGCGCACCACGCCGGCGGAACGAGGATCGAGTCGCTGGCCGCGCTCGGGGGGCTCGATCAGGTGCTGACCATCCTGGAGAAGGTCGCCCAGCGAGCCCCGCGGAACTACCACCTCGTGCTCCTCAGCGACCACGGCCAGTCGCAGGGTGAGCCGTTCGCGCTGCGCCACGGCATCGAGCTCAGCGACCTGTGCCGGTCGTTGACCGACTCGCAGACGACCGGGATCGAAGCCGGCATCGAGGGCTGGGGCAGGGTCGACTCGGTTCTGGAGGACCTCGGCCGAACCGGCACCACCGCTATGCAGCAGGCGGCCTCGCGCCGGGTCGACAAGGTCCTCAAGCCGGAGGGCACGGACTCCGAGGGCGCCGAGCTGATCGTGCTGGCGAGCGGCAACCTCGGACTGGTCTACGTGCCGGTCGCAGAACGACTTCTCCTCGAGGAGATCGAGGCGCAATGGCCGGCGCTGGTCCCGGGGCTCGTCGCACACCCGGGTGTCGGGTTCGTGAGCGCGCTGAGTGAGGCCGGGCCGGTCGTCATCGGGCGTGACGGTCGTCGTCATCTGACCACCGGAGTGGTGGAGGGCGTCGACCCGCTGCTCACGTTCGGCGACCACGCCCCCGCGATGCTCGCGACCGCGACCCTGATGGAGCGAGCCCCGGAGCTCTACGTCAACAGCACATTCGATCTCGACACGACGGAGGTGGCGGCCTTCGAACCACTGGTCGGGTGTCACGGCGGCCTCGGTGGGTGGCAAGATCGCGGGTTCGTGCTCGCGCCGCCCCACTTGCTCGCGCCGTCCGAGCCGATCGTCGGCGGCGACGAGCTGCACCAGCACCTCGTCGCCATCCTGACGGCGCTCGGTCATCGGACCGAACTCCAGAGGAGCACCCTGTGA
- a CDS encoding amphi-Trp domain-containing protein, producing MGKDERDVERIYSTAAAVAKLRRLADALEKDRPFRIQIAGERIRVPRRAELSVEHERGDGEEEIEFQLTWSLNEDDDKDDVEDDEDEV from the coding sequence GTGGGTAAGGACGAACGCGACGTCGAACGGATCTACTCCACCGCCGCGGCCGTGGCGAAGCTTCGCCGGCTGGCCGATGCCCTGGAGAAGGACCGGCCGTTCCGCATCCAGATCGCCGGTGAGCGGATCCGGGTCCCGCGGCGGGCGGAGCTGTCGGTCGAGCACGAACGCGGGGACGGCGAGGAGGAGATCGAGTTCCAGCTCACCTGGTCCCTGAACGAGGACGACGACAAGGACGACGTCGAGGACGACGAGGACGAGGTCTAG
- a CDS encoding DUF6325 family protein, which produces MGDLDQAGTADVDQMGPVDYIVVEFPGSKMTGEGFPLLLDLADRGIIRILDLVFVTKSHDGAVQGVAITDLDGDGELDLAVFEGAASGLLGEDDIAEAGTVIEPGSSAGILVYENLWAAPLASALRRGGGQLVASGRIPVQALLASVEAAEAADAPV; this is translated from the coding sequence ATGGGAGACCTGGATCAAGCGGGCACCGCCGATGTCGACCAGATGGGGCCCGTCGACTACATCGTGGTGGAGTTCCCGGGAAGCAAGATGACGGGGGAAGGGTTCCCCCTGCTCCTCGACCTCGCGGACCGTGGCATCATCCGCATCCTCGACCTGGTGTTCGTCACCAAGAGCCACGACGGGGCGGTCCAGGGCGTGGCGATCACCGACCTCGACGGTGATGGTGAGCTCGACCTCGCGGTGTTCGAGGGGGCCGCCTCCGGTCTGCTGGGGGAGGACGACATCGCAGAGGCCGGCACGGTCATCGAGCCCGGCAGCTCGGCGGGCATCCTCGTCTACGAGAACCTGTGGGCCGCCCCGCTCGCGAGTGCGCTGCGACGCGGCGGTGGACAGCTCGTGGCCAGTGGCCGGATCCCTGTCCAGGCGCTGCTCGCATCCGTCGAAGCGGCCGAAGCCGCCGACGCCCCGGTCTGA
- a CDS encoding ATP-binding protein produces MDTALDRSDPLAEQITRYRDVRERIEKGTLALATSVDGRAFEFQASLHGLALRRGAYVVLEHAGGRRFGQLTDLASHTADVGVPGVDGATTTVRVRLAGGNGLLLDQGGPFHDAQVRPALPDEVRAWLAEASRPDRAGLVVGELLMAPGVLAELDSGGLNRHTFMCGQSGSGKTYSLGLLLERVLVETSLRIVILDPNSDYVGLGRLRADVDPARAAAYRSVPDDVAVWSNEPGADRLLRLRFAELDARTQGAVLGLDPIADRDEYAVLTDLLRATEAGRPVVSGLDQLIGSPNPAAQHLGMRALNLGVLDWSIWSPDAPSLLQELEEPSSRCLVVDLGSLETLDEQRMVADAVLASLWRLRRNREPVLVVIDEAHNICAAEPSNPVSTVSTERAVQIAAEGRKYGLYLLVSTQRPDKVHENVVSQCDNLLLMRMNSSADVADLARMFSYVPPGLLDGAPSFGMGQALVGGRIYPQGGAYVQMGARVSQEGGADIPTTWARPRGA; encoded by the coding sequence GTGGACACTGCCCTCGATCGGTCCGACCCGCTGGCCGAGCAGATCACGCGTTACCGAGACGTCCGCGAGCGCATCGAGAAGGGCACCCTCGCGCTGGCGACGTCGGTCGATGGTCGCGCTTTCGAATTCCAGGCCTCACTTCACGGATTGGCGCTTAGGCGAGGTGCCTACGTCGTCCTCGAGCATGCGGGCGGGCGGCGGTTCGGCCAGCTCACCGACCTGGCGAGTCACACCGCCGACGTCGGGGTGCCCGGCGTCGACGGCGCGACCACCACGGTTCGCGTCCGGTTGGCCGGAGGCAACGGCCTCCTCCTCGATCAAGGAGGACCGTTCCACGACGCGCAGGTACGGCCCGCGCTTCCCGACGAGGTGCGCGCGTGGCTCGCGGAGGCCAGTCGACCGGACCGGGCAGGTCTCGTCGTCGGAGAGCTGCTGATGGCACCCGGTGTACTCGCCGAGCTCGACAGCGGTGGGCTCAACAGGCACACGTTCATGTGCGGTCAGTCCGGCTCCGGCAAGACCTACTCGCTCGGCCTCCTGCTCGAGCGCGTGCTCGTCGAGACCAGCCTGCGCATCGTCATCCTCGATCCGAACTCCGACTACGTCGGCCTGGGGCGGCTCCGCGCGGACGTCGACCCTGCGCGGGCGGCGGCCTATCGATCCGTTCCTGACGACGTCGCGGTGTGGAGCAACGAACCCGGCGCCGACCGGCTGTTGAGACTCCGCTTCGCCGAGCTCGACGCGCGCACCCAAGGGGCAGTCCTCGGTCTCGATCCGATCGCCGACAGGGACGAGTACGCCGTACTCACCGATCTCCTGCGTGCGACCGAGGCCGGCAGGCCCGTGGTCAGCGGTCTCGACCAGCTGATCGGCTCGCCCAACCCGGCCGCTCAGCACCTGGGGATGCGGGCGCTCAACCTCGGGGTGCTCGACTGGAGCATCTGGAGCCCCGACGCGCCTTCGCTCCTCCAGGAGTTGGAGGAGCCGAGCAGCCGGTGCCTGGTCGTGGACCTCGGCTCGCTGGAGACGCTCGACGAGCAACGAATGGTCGCGGACGCGGTGCTGGCGTCGCTCTGGAGGTTGCGAAGGAATCGCGAGCCGGTGCTCGTCGTCATCGACGAGGCCCACAACATCTGCGCCGCCGAGCCGTCGAACCCCGTGAGCACCGTGTCGACCGAGAGGGCCGTCCAGATCGCGGCCGAAGGCCGTAAGTACGGCCTCTATCTCCTGGTGTCGACACAACGACCCGACAAGGTCCACGAGAACGTCGTGTCGCAGTGCGACAACCTGCTGCTGATGCGGATGAACTCCAGCGCCGACGTCGCAGACCTCGCCCGGATGTTCTCCTACGTGCCACCCGGGCTGCTGGACGGGGCGCCGTCGTTCGGGATGGGCCAGGCCCTCGTCGGCGGCCGGATCTACCCCCAGGGTGGTGCCTACGTGCAGATGGGCGCACGGGTGTCGCAAGAAGGCGGCGCCGACATACCGACCACCTGGGCCCGGCCCCGGGGCGCGTAG
- a CDS encoding SHOCT domain-containing protein, which translates to MSNRVSRRQAGRWAAQEQQYAPQDAQPVPPPAPPAPAAAVDMDAKLAQLKELGELKQTGVLSDDEFEQQKDRILNG; encoded by the coding sequence GTGTCCAACCGGGTCTCCCGTCGTCAGGCAGGGCGGTGGGCCGCCCAGGAGCAGCAGTACGCGCCTCAGGACGCCCAACCCGTGCCTCCACCAGCGCCTCCGGCACCCGCGGCCGCGGTCGACATGGATGCCAAGCTGGCGCAGCTCAAGGAGCTCGGCGAGCTGAAGCAAACCGGCGTGCTGAGCGACGACGAGTTCGAGCAGCAGAAGGATCGCATCCTCAACGGGTGA